A genome region from Manis javanica isolate MJ-LG chromosome 3, MJ_LKY, whole genome shotgun sequence includes the following:
- the LOC140848483 gene encoding uncharacterized protein: MTSLYLLTLLLTLESPTQGVLRWGILSAFPKPMPVRFNAAVFPRFFTTNASMNLPYLVKDTLVAPLGENRSFVTNGSLCFTTQNLACCISLKRRKYGWFSDIILEASSLPVMSAKFEGPNKEGSPPYKNMTIHQMVLWINGTFVHSPRNNSTDRPRQPKYASHCVGDYEGELWPWTDCQSTVVTWATERQEFTISPDMEGRPANEAWWPVKVLEGEFRQQLSMNPFHKWMLCGVNGSCTDLSPFSALQGGGIGVKNITFWCENNHMRAHWNMIVTHNNENYMCSAKSGPESPNSLFPPSPVCVYPPFLFILSNSSFDSCSNETCFLSQCWDARNFTNALVVRIPRWVPVPVDAPNTMTLFRERRDFGVTAAIVLLISATAVAATAAGIALDTSIKSATELNNLAASVASALDQQSTLDGKLKGGIMILNQRIDLVEEQIEVLWQMAQLGCERKYRALCITSIQYKNFTRAANLSQDLSQYLSGNWSQDFDGTLEELRREIIHINSTRLDISVAEGLSSWFLRALSHVKEWAGMAGMGVFLLGGLMLLLWLLCRLRNQHKQDKVILAQALMAIDVGASPQVWLNMLKKEARL; the protein is encoded by the coding sequence atgacttcgctgtacctcctgaccctgctcctgacactggagtccccgactcagggagtattgagatggggaatcctgtctgcctttcctaagcctatgcctgtccgtttcaatgcagccgtttttccgcgctttttcactaccaatgctagtatgaacttgccctacttagttaaagacaccctagtagctcccctgggagaaaaccgatccttcgtaactaatgggtcattatgcttcaccactcagaatctagcttgctgtatctccctgaaacggaggaaatacggatggttcagtgacataattctagaggccagtagcctccccgttatgtcagctaaatttgaagggcctaataaggaagggagcccgccctataagaacatgactatccaccagatggttctctggatcaatggcacatttgtacactctcccaggaacaattccaccgacaggcctcgtcaacccaaatatgcctcccattgtgtgggcgactatgagggagagctgtggccctggactgactgtcagtcaactgtagtgacgtgggcaactgagaggcaggagtttaccatctccccagatatggagggacggccagccaatgaggcttggtggccagtaaaggtgctcgaaggcgagtttcgtcagcagctgagcatgaaccccttccataaatggatgctgtgtggagtcaatggctcgtgtaccgacctctcccccttttccgccctccagggtgggggaatcggtgtaaaaaatatcaccttttggtgcgagaataaccacatgcgcgcacactggaacatgatcgtgacccataacaacgagaactacatgtgttcagcaaaatcaggtccagagtcacctaattccctttttccaccttctccagtatgcgtataccccccatttctgtttatcttatccaatagtagctttgactcctgctccaatgaaacctgctttctgtctcagtgttgggatgcgcgtaactttaccaatgctttggtagtccgcatcccccgttgggtccctgttcccgtagacgcccctaacaccatgactctgtttcgagaaaggcgcgatttcggtgttacagccgccatagtgctcctgatctccgcgactgcggtcgcagccaccgccgctggtatagctttagacacctccatcaaatcggctacagagctcaataaccttgcagcctcagtagcttctgccctggaccaacagtccacacttgatggcaaactgaaaggaggaataatgatcctcaatcaacgcatagatctcgtggaggaacaaatagaggtgctctggcaaatggcccaattgggatgtgagcggaaatatcgtgccctctgcatcactagcattcaatataaaaattttacacgggcagctaatctgtcacaagacctgtcccagtatctttcaggaaactggtcccaagacttcgatgggacactagaagagctgcggcgagaaattatccacatcaactccacccgtctagatatctccgtagcggaaggactctcttcctggttcctcagagctctctcccacgtcaaggagtgggcgggcatggctgggatgggcgtgttcctgcttggaggtctcatgctcttactctggttgttatgcagactccgcaaccaacataagcaggacaaggtgatccttgctcaagccctaatggcgatagacgttggcgcctctccccaagtgtggctcaacatgcttaagaaggaagctcggctttag